GGAGGTTAGCGAATGGTTACTGATCCCGCCACTGGTCGCCCGGAGAGGGGAGTTCTCGGACCCGCGCTCGTGTATGGCTTTGCGTCGGCGGTGTGCGTGTGGACGGCGTGGTTCGTCACGCATGTGCCGTGGGTGAGCCTGGCGGAGCCTGTTCGTGTGGGGGTGGTGTTAGGGGTGTGGCTGCTGGTGAGCTTGCTCGCGGGGCGGGCGACGGGGGCGGCACGTGGGCTGCAAGTGGGGGCGCTCAGCGGACTTATCGCGGCGGCGGTGGGGCTGCTGCTGCTGGGGGCCAAGATCATCCCGCCGGAGGGGACGCAGGGGGCGACGCCGGTCTATCTGATCGTCCCGGGTTTCCTGGCGCTTGGGGCGGTGGTGGGGGCAATCGGCGGCGTGATCGGTGGGCTTTCGAACCGGAGGCCGGCTGCGGGGGACTGGCTGGCGCGGTTTTCGATCGTGACGGTGATGAGCGCGGCGCCGCTGCTGTTCGTGGGCGGGCTGGTGACGACGACGAACAGCGGGATGGCGGTGCCGGATTGGCCGCGGACCTTTGGAATGAACATGTTCCTGTACCCGCTGGGGAACGCGAACGTGGATGTGTTCCTGGAGCACTCGCACCGGCTGTTCGGGACGCTGGTGGGGCTGACGGCCCTGGTGCTGATGGTGTGGACGGTGCGGAGTGAGCCCCGCCGGTGGGTGAAGGGGTTTGCGATCGGCGTGTTCGCGGCGATTGTCGTGCAGGGGGTGCTGGGCGGCGGGCGGGTGCTGGGGAACAGCGTGGCGGCGGCGATTGTGCACGGGGTGTTCGCGCAGATCATCTTCGCGGGGCTGGTGGCGCTGGCGGCGATGCTGTGGATGACGCCTGAGCGACTGGCGGGCGTGCAGCCGTTCGAGCGGGACCGCAAGGTGAAGGCGCTGGTGACGGCGGCCCTGCACTCGACGATTCTGCAGGTGATCTTCGGGGCGGCGTACCGGCACACGCGGGAAATGAAGGGGGCGACGCACGCGCTGTTTGCTCACATCGGGTTCTCGTTCATCGTGCTGGTGGCGGCGCTGCTGGGGGGGATGTACGCGGCGAGCATTCCGGCAACGGCTACCGGGCCGGTGCGGGTGCTGCGGCGGCTGGGGCAGGCGTTGGTGGCAGCGGTGAGCGTGCAGTTCCTGCTGGGCTGGGCGGCGTGGTCGATGGGCGGGTCGGGGCGGGTGCCGGAGCTGGTGAGCCAGTCGCTGCTGCGGACAGCCCACCAAGCGAACGGGGCGGTGCTGCTGGGGGTGGCGACGGCGGCGGCGGTGGTGGCGAAGATGGTGTACCGGGCCGCCCATAACCCGGGGGAGCGGCGTTGCTCGAGGTGCGGGTACGTTCTGGCGGGCCTGCCCGAGGTGACGCAGTGCCCCGAGTGCGGGCAGCCGACCTGAGCTGGGCTGGTGGCCCCTGCGGAGGCGGTCGACAATTCGCCCTCGCCGATACCCAAAGTCCCGATAGATTGGAAGAGTGACGCGCGCGTCCGGCTGCAATGGGCCGGGCGGCGGTGGCGTTGTACGGGCATCTCTCCCCCACCTGGGCACAGGGTGGGGACCATCAGGCGCGGAAACCATGCTGCAACCAGAACCAGCCACAAAGCCCGACGCTGCCGCGAATCGCCCCACGCCGGTCGATGATCAGTCGATCGAGAAGAGCCTGCGGCCGCTGGACCCCAAGCGGTTCGGGTATGCGCAGGCCCGGCACCTGCTGTGGCGGGCGGGGTTCGGCGGGACGGAGCAGCAGGTGCAGACGCTGGTGTCGTGGGGGCCGGCGAAGTCGGTGGAGCACCTGATCAACTACGACAAGGTGCCCGGCGAGCCAGTGAAGGAAGACGCGTTCGACAAGGACATCATGCGGCCGCCGACGGAGGAGGAGAGAAGGGCGCAGGCCGCGGCGAGGCGGAGCCAGAACCAGGAGGAGATCTCGCGGCTGCAGCGGCTGCGTCAGGACCGCGCGCGGACCGACCGCGGGCAGATGGGGGACATCCAGAAGTGGTGGCTGAAGCGGATGATCGAGACGGCGCGTCCGCTGGAGGAGAAGCTGACGCTGTTCTGGCATGGGCACTTTGCCACGAGCTTCCGCAGTGTCGAGGACAGCTACCACATGTTCGTGCAGAACCAGCTGTTCCGCACGCACGCGGCGGGGAACTTCGGGGAGCTGCTGAAGGCGATCATCCGCGACCCGGCGATGATCAAGTTCCTCAACAACAACGACAACCGCAAGGGTCGGCCCAACGAGAACCTGGCGCGGGAGATCATGGAGCTGTTCAGCCTGGGGCTGGGCAACTACACGGAGAAGGACATCAAGGAGGGGGCGCGGGCGCTGACGGGGTACACGTACCGCGACGACCAGTTCGTCTTCGAGCGCAACCAGCACGACAACGGCGGCAAGACGATCCTGGGTCAGGGCAACCTCAACGATGGGGATGACTTCGTCAAGGCGATCCTGGCGCAGCGGGCGTGCTCGCAGTACATCGCGCGGCGGATGTACCACTACTTCGTGTCCGACGTGCCGCCCGACGAACGCGGCGGGGACAAGGAGCTGCACCCGGCGCAGCGGGCGGCGATCCGCGAGCTGGGCACCACGCTGCAGAGCAACAGGTATGAAGTGAAGCCGGTGCTCAAGAAGCTGTTCCTGAGCGAGCACTTCTACGAGCCGCGGTTCATGAACGAGCAGATCAAGAGCCCGGTGCAGCTGGTGGTGGGGGCGGTGCGGAGCCTGAACACGCCGGTGCGGGACCTGTCGATCCTCAACGATGCGCTGGACCTGATGGGGCAGCGGCTGTTCATGCCGCCGAGCGTGAAGGGGTGGGACGGCGGGCGGTCGTGGATCAACACCTCGACGATGTTCGTGCGGCAGAACATCATGACGTTCCTGATCACGGGCAAGAAGCCGGTGGGGTACGACGGCTCGGCGGGGACGGACGTGTTCGACGCGATGGCGGTGCTGCCGCGGAGCGTGCACGGGAAGGACGAGGTTGTTGACGGCGTGCTGGACGTGACGCTGGGGCAGCGGCCGCTGTCGGCGCGCCAGGCGATGCTGGATTACCTGGACGAGAAGGACGGCGAGATCAACAACGCAACGGTGACCGGACTGATCCTGCTGGCGACGGCGATGCCCGAGTACCAGCTCTGCTGAGCGAGAGGACTGCGATGACGAACTTCGATCCATTCACGCGTCGTGAGTTCCTGCGTTCGGGGCTGATCATGGCCTCGGCCGCGGCGACGATCCCGGCGTTCCTGAACGCGTCGGCGCACGCGATGCACCGGGCGATGGGCGGGCTGTCGAGCGTGCCGGGGGTGCCGGATGACCACATCCTGGTGGTGGTGCAGCTCTCGGGGGGCAACGACGGGCTGAACACGGTGGTGCCGTTCGGCATGCCGGAGTACTACCGGGCGCGGGCGGGCATCGGCATCCAGGAGCGGGATGCGCTCAAGCTGTCGGGGGGCGACGGCATCGGCCTGCACCCGGCGCTGGCGCCGATGAAGGAGCTGTACGACAACGGGCTCGCGGCGGTGATCCAGGGCGTGGGGTACCCCAACCCGAACCGCTCCCACTTCAAGTCGATGGACATCTGGCACACGGCGGATGTGAACGCGACGGGCGAGGGGTGGCTGGGGCGGTACTTCGACCACGAGTGCTGCGGGTTCGGCAAGGGGGAGAGCGGGACGCCTGAGAACGCGAGGAAGCCGGAGATGGGCGAGGCCGCGGGCCCGCCGGGGATCGCGATCGGGCGGACGGCGCCGCTGGCGATGGAAGGGCAGCAGATCAAGCCGGTGAGCTTCGAGAGCGCCGAGCTCTTCCGTTGGACGGGGCAGGAGGTCGATCGCGAGCTGGCGGACCCGTACCAGGAGCTCAACCGGCGGGGCGACGACGCGGCGGCGCGGGCGCGCAAGGAGGGGGACTCCAACGCGTCGTTCCTGCTGCGGACGGCGCTGGATGCGCAGGTGTCGAGCGACCTGATCCGCAAGGCGGTGGGGCTGCGGCCCAAGACGACGTTCCCGCAGAGCGACATCGGTCGGCAGCTGTCGATGGTGAGCTCAATGATCAGGGCGGGGCTGAAGACGCGGGTGTACTACACGAGCCTGGGCAGCTTCGACACGCACTCGCAGCAGGGCGGGAACCAGGGGCGGCACGCGCAGCTGCTGCGGCAGTTCAGCGAGGCGGTGCGGGCGTTCTACACCGAGCTCAAGGAGCAGGGCAACGACGGGCGCGTGCTGACGATGAGCTTCTCGGAGTTCGGACGGCGCGTGAGCCAGAACGCGAGCCAGGGGACCGACCACGGCACGGCGGCGCCGATGTTCCTGTTCGGCCCGATGGTGCGGCAAGGCGTGATCGGGGATCACCCGTCGCTGCGCGATCTGGATGACGGGGACCTCAAGTACAAGATCGACTTCCGCAGCGTGTACGCGGGCATCCTGGAGGGGTGGATGAAGGCGGACACGAAGAAGATTCTGGAGGGGAGCTGGCAGGCGGTGCCGGTGGTGAGGAAGGGATGATCGAACGACGCCGGGACTGAGCCGCTTTGGGCGAAGTCCCGGGTTCGGCTAGCAGTTGCTCTGTTCATCGCCGGTTACGTCGCCTTCCTCGTCTTCGGAATCGTCGCCATCATCCAACGAGTAGGTGTACTTGTCACGCCAATCCGGGTATCGCTCGCGGCACTGACGTTCCATCTCCTCGTCACACCAGACCGCCGCGCCCTGCTTGGAAT
The nucleotide sequence above comes from Phycisphaerales bacterium. Encoded proteins:
- a CDS encoding COX15/CtaA family protein, with translation MYGFASAVCVWTAWFVTHVPWVSLAEPVRVGVVLGVWLLVSLLAGRATGAARGLQVGALSGLIAAAVGLLLLGAKIIPPEGTQGATPVYLIVPGFLALGAVVGAIGGVIGGLSNRRPAAGDWLARFSIVTVMSAAPLLFVGGLVTTTNSGMAVPDWPRTFGMNMFLYPLGNANVDVFLEHSHRLFGTLVGLTALVLMVWTVRSEPRRWVKGFAIGVFAAIVVQGVLGGGRVLGNSVAAAIVHGVFAQIIFAGLVALAAMLWMTPERLAGVQPFERDRKVKALVTAALHSTILQVIFGAAYRHTREMKGATHALFAHIGFSFIVLVAALLGGMYAASIPATATGPVRVLRRLGQALVAAVSVQFLLGWAAWSMGGSGRVPELVSQSLLRTAHQANGAVLLGVATAAAVVAKMVYRAAHNPGERRCSRCGYVLAGLPEVTQCPECGQPT
- a CDS encoding DUF1800 domain-containing protein, with protein sequence MLQPEPATKPDAAANRPTPVDDQSIEKSLRPLDPKRFGYAQARHLLWRAGFGGTEQQVQTLVSWGPAKSVEHLINYDKVPGEPVKEDAFDKDIMRPPTEEERRAQAAARRSQNQEEISRLQRLRQDRARTDRGQMGDIQKWWLKRMIETARPLEEKLTLFWHGHFATSFRSVEDSYHMFVQNQLFRTHAAGNFGELLKAIIRDPAMIKFLNNNDNRKGRPNENLAREIMELFSLGLGNYTEKDIKEGARALTGYTYRDDQFVFERNQHDNGGKTILGQGNLNDGDDFVKAILAQRACSQYIARRMYHYFVSDVPPDERGGDKELHPAQRAAIRELGTTLQSNRYEVKPVLKKLFLSEHFYEPRFMNEQIKSPVQLVVGAVRSLNTPVRDLSILNDALDLMGQRLFMPPSVKGWDGGRSWINTSTMFVRQNIMTFLITGKKPVGYDGSAGTDVFDAMAVLPRSVHGKDEVVDGVLDVTLGQRPLSARQAMLDYLDEKDGEINNATVTGLILLATAMPEYQLC
- a CDS encoding DUF1501 domain-containing protein, which produces MTNFDPFTRREFLRSGLIMASAAATIPAFLNASAHAMHRAMGGLSSVPGVPDDHILVVVQLSGGNDGLNTVVPFGMPEYYRARAGIGIQERDALKLSGGDGIGLHPALAPMKELYDNGLAAVIQGVGYPNPNRSHFKSMDIWHTADVNATGEGWLGRYFDHECCGFGKGESGTPENARKPEMGEAAGPPGIAIGRTAPLAMEGQQIKPVSFESAELFRWTGQEVDRELADPYQELNRRGDDAAARARKEGDSNASFLLRTALDAQVSSDLIRKAVGLRPKTTFPQSDIGRQLSMVSSMIRAGLKTRVYYTSLGSFDTHSQQGGNQGRHAQLLRQFSEAVRAFYTELKEQGNDGRVLTMSFSEFGRRVSQNASQGTDHGTAAPMFLFGPMVRQGVIGDHPSLRDLDDGDLKYKIDFRSVYAGILEGWMKADTKKILEGSWQAVPVVRKG